A genomic segment from Spinacia oleracea cultivar Varoflay chromosome 3, BTI_SOV_V1, whole genome shotgun sequence encodes:
- the LOC110775143 gene encoding uncharacterized protein, translating to MMRSDDGSWASNPDEIKSMVVQYWYTLFTEEHPNYSVSNFSVGDFPMMSAREHESLCHPYAQCEVVRDIKSMQAFKSPRPDDFQLLIYLRYWDIMQPNVTKLVLDVVSGREFPDDFNRAFLVLNPKVESPEMVTQFRPIGLCNIVYKIATKIIVNRLKQVLPSLISPTQCSFVPHRQIIDNEIIVHEMLHTMRKKQGSMGYMALKIDFEKAYDRLRWSFLGIHSWNFDYLRV from the coding sequence ATGATGCGATCCGATGATGGAAGTTGGGCGTCAAATCCCGATGAAATCAAATCTATGGTGGTACAATATTGGTACACATTGTTCACAGAAGAGCATCCCAACTATAGTGTGAGTAATTTCTCGGTGGGGGACTTCCCAATGATGTCTGCAAGGGAGCATGAATCTTTATGTCACCCTTATGCTCAATGTGAAGTAGTGAGGGATATCAAGAGTATGCAAGCTTTCAAATCACCTAGACCAGACGACTTTCAACTATTAATTTACCTACGATACTGGGATATAATGCAACCTAATGTCACGAAACTAGTCCTGGATGTGGTGAGTGGTAGGGAATTTCCTGATGATTTTAATCGTGCGTTCCTAGTGTTAAATCCAAAAGTGGAAAGTCCTGAAATGGTTACACAATTCCGTCCTATCGGATTATGCAACATAGTGTACAAGATAGCCACTAAGATAATTGTGAATAGACTCAAACAGGTCCTCCCTTCTTTGATATCCCCAACACAATGTAGTTTTGTCCCACATCGTCAAATCATAGATAATGAGATTATAGTTCATGAAATGCTCCACACCATGAGGAAAAAACAAGGCTCGATGGGTTACATGGCACTCAAGATCGATTTTGAAAAAGCCTATGATAGGCTAAGATGGAGCTTTTTAGGAATTCACTCATGGAACTTCGATTACCTCAGAGTATGA